In Mytilus galloprovincialis chromosome 1, xbMytGall1.hap1.1, whole genome shotgun sequence, the following are encoded in one genomic region:
- the LOC143078754 gene encoding integrin beta-like protein C, translating to MFFLSAYLLSCIFYLVESSHFRGGMISWKPTEKNQIEINYRVAFRRSGGHMCDVKTLENNTLLQGEGSLQCIKGCFGSITTMSYYCTDFSDPEDWTTGTNSVKYNITASSNNVLHFGFSSCCWISLAEGGSWWMMRTTANLTIRHDTGKINSSPISAMQPIVRFSRGCDYTLKIPVSDDDGDVVKCRWSKRTPDDECNGVCETLSGSDLDESACVLSYNATRSLGWYAVALQIEDFKKTTDTVPFSSVSLQFLIFVSNTNAPCASRPVLPPNIITDGSVHHIPVNTIFNQSIIARSGDQTLRVTAIDTVSPIGMIKSELFPFGSSGREWFVTVTWKPTKSQIGTHLFCFTAVDNLSQTSDQTCATLVVDDDVVDNTEPDDLVALNPECNAFKTPEKVLSKCMKAVTGKPPLFYLATSCPSHFVQCNELGTGYLMPCGSGTEWCQLVLTCVHIGSCINYT from the exons ATGTTTTTTCTTTCAGCATATTTGCTTTCTTGTATTTTTTACTTGGTTGAAAGCAGTCATTTTCGTGGAGGCATGATATCATGGAAGCCAACAGAAAAAAATCAG ATTGAAATTAACTACAGAGTTGCTTTTCGTAGAAGTGGTGGCCACATGTGCGATGTGAAAACATTAGAAAACAACACATTACTCCAAGGTGAAGGGTCTTTACAGTGTATCAAAGGATGCTTTGGATCCATTACTACAATGTCATATTACTGCACAGACTTTAGTGACCCGGAAGATTGGACAACAGGCACCAATAGCGTAAAATACAATATTACAGCTTCAAGTAACAACGTTTTGCACTTTGG CTTTTCAAGCTGCTGTTGGATATCACTTGCTGAAGGTGGTTCTTGGTGGATGATGCGGACCACAGCAAATCTAACCATTCGACATGACACTGGGAAGATAAATTCCTCTCCAATCTCGGCAATGCAACCTATAGTCAGATTCAGTCGTGGATGTGACTACACACTCAAAATACCCG TTTCTGATGATGATGGTGATGTTGTCAAGTGTCGATGGTCTAAACGAACTCCAGATGATGAATGCAATGGTGTTTGTGAAACACTGAGTGGTTCTGATTTAGATGAG AGTGCCTGTGTTTTAAGCTACAATGCAACGAGATCTTTGGGTTGGTATGCTGTCGCTTTGCAAATCGAAGACTTCAAGAAAACTACCGATACAGTTCCTTTCAGCAGTGTTTCTTTGCAGTTTTTGATCTTCGTTTCCAACACAAACGCACCTTGTGCTTCGAGACCAGTTCTACCGCCGAATATAATAACTGATGGTTCGGTCCATCACATTCCGGTGAACACGATCTTTAATCAGTCGATTATTGCAAGAAGTGGGGATCAAACGTTAAG AGTTACAGCAATTGACACTGTTTCACCCATTGGAATGATCAAATCAGAGTTATTTCCATTTGGGTCGTCTGGAAGAGAATGGTTTGTAACCGTGACATGGAAACCAACGAAAAGTCAGATAGGAACCCATTTGTTTTGTTTCACTGCAGTTGATAATCTAAG tCAAACCTCAGATCAGACATGTGCTACGCTCGTGGTAGATGATGACGTGGTTGATAACACGGAACCCGACGATTTGGTTGCTCTAAATCCTGAATGTAATGCTTTCAAAACACCCGAAA AAGTACTAAGTAAGTGCATGAAAGCGGTAACAGGCAAACCACCATTATTTTACCTGGCAACCAGTTGCCCTTCACATTTCGTACAATGCAACGAGCTTGGAACTGGATATCTCATGCCCTGTGGTTCTGGAACTGAATGGTGCCAACTTGTCTTGACGTGTGTACACATAGGATCTTGTATTAATTATACCTAA